The genomic segment ACCGACGCCTTCAAGGGCGAGGATCTCAACCGTTACCTTCCCATCTTAAAAAAGCATGGCGTTCCGGTGCTGTACAACTTCAAGGATCGGGACATGAAATGGGTACCCTACCTTCCCAAGGCCCGGATGCTGGTCTTAGACAAAATATTTCCCGAAGGGATACTGGTCCCGGACTACTTCTTCGGCAAGAACATCGTCCACTTGCCCACCGTCAAATGCCACATCTACACCACCACCACCGGGGCAATGAAGAACGCCTTCGGGGGCCTCTTGAACACCAAGCGGCACTATGCCCATTCCTGGATACATGAAGTGCTGGTGGATCTTTTAGCCATCCAAAAAGAAATCCACTCCGGGCTGTTCGCGCTAATGGACGGCACCACCGCCGGCAACGGCCCCGGCCCCCGCACCATGTTCCCGGTGATTAAGGACTATCTTTTAGCCTCGGCCGATCAGGTGGCCATTGACGCCGTCTCGGCCCATATGATGGGCTTTGATCCCCTGTCCATTAAATACATCCGGCTGGCCCACGAGAACGATCTGGGCTGCGGGCGGTTCGAAGAGATAGAGCTTTTGGGCGCTGATGTCCGGAACGAGAACTGGAACTTCAAGGTCGGCAAGAACCTGGTCAAAAGGGTGGGCGGCGACCTGATCTGGTTCGGGCCATTGAAGAAGATGCAGAAATTCTTCTTTCACACTCCGCTGGTGCACCTGTTCATCCTGGCTTCCGAGATCTACCACGACTACCTGCGCTGGCCGCTAAAGGACAGGTTCACCTTTGAAAAATGGAAAAGGGAAACGGCCTGGGGCCGGCTGTTCCAAAAGTATTCTTGAAACAATGTTCTGATTTTCCGGGGAAAGACAGGAGTGCCTTCGCTAAAGCTATGGCCCCTAAGGGTAGGCAAGCATGTAGCGTAAGCGAACCCTTTTTCGGGCGAATTTTTCGGGCGAACCAATTTTTCGGGCGAATTATATTGAAAAACGCCTAAATTTATGATAAAATTAAAATTTACGGTCAAAAATAATATAACCATATTTTATTCAAGGAGAATCACTGCCATGAAAAAACTGATTGGACTGGCGCTGGGGCTGGGCCTGGTATTATCCGTGGTTTCCTGCGGCAACCGCAGCAAGGTGATCGCCAAGGTGGGCAGCCAGAAAATAACCCTGGGGCAATTTGACGACAACTACCGGGCCCCGGTCCCGCCGCCGGACTCGGCCGCCGCTTTGACAGCCAAGAGACGGCTTTTAGACCAGATGGTGGAGCAGAAGCTTATGGCTCTGGAAGCCCTGGCCCGCAAACTGGACAAGGAACCCAAACTGCAGAAGGAATACGAGGACCTGACCAAGAACATGCTGATGGGCCAGCTTTACCGCCAGGAGATCCTGGAGAAATCACAGCCCACCGACCGGGAGATCAAGGATTATTATAAGAGGATGGGCACGGAAGTTAAGGCCCGGCACATCCTGGTCAAGGCCGAGGCAGAAGCCAAAGCCATCTACCAGTCATTGAAAGACGGGGCCGACTTTGAGGAGACCGCCAGACAGAAATCCCAGGATCCTGGTTCCGCTCCCCGGGGCGGCGACCTGGGCTGGTTCGGTTGGGGCCGGATGGTTCAGGCCTTCCAAAAGGCGGTCTTTGATCTGAAGCCGGGACAGCTGGGCAAACCGGTCCAAACGCCTTTCGGTTTTCACATCATCCGGATGGATTCCACCCGGGCGGCCGAGATCAAGCCCTTTGACCAGATGAAGGACATGATCAAACAGCAGCTGACGGCCTCCAAGCCGCGGGAGATGGCCAACGAATACGTTGAAAAGATAAAATCCTCGGCCAGGGTCAAGATCAAAAAGGAAGTTTTGGATCTGCTGGCGGCCAAGCAGCCCCAGACCCAGGGCCCGGCTCTCCTGCCGCTTTTGGGAGACGAAGCGGAAAAGAAGAAGACCATCGTTACCTACAGCGGCGGTTCCTGGACGGTGGAGGTCTTTTACAACAAGCTTAACAAGATGTTCGGCGGTAATGCCGACCTCAGGAATCCCGCCGGGCTGGAACAGCAAGTGCAGGCCATGCTGGTGGAAGACCTGCTTTTGGCCCGGGCCAAATCCAAGAATCTGGAGAACAATTCCAAGGTCAAGCAGCAGATGAAAAAGGCCTGGGACGAGATGCTGGCCGCCGCGCTGTATCAGTCCGAGGTGGGACCCAAGGTCAGCGTCAATCCGGAATCGGTCAAGGTTTATTATACAAGGAACAAGAAGGAATTCTATCAGCCGGCCAAAGCCATGGTCCGCCAGATAGTGACCCGGACCAAGCCCGAAGCCGAAGCCGTTTATAAACTGCTTTCCCAGGGGGCCGATTTTGCGGCCACCGCCTCGGAAAAATCGGTTGACTGGACTAAGTCTTCGGGCGGAGCTTTGGGCGAAGTTACCCAGAACGATCCCCGGTTCCCGGAAGTTTCCAAAATGGCTTTTGCCGCCGGCCTGAACCAGGTTTCCCGGCCTTTCGCCGTCAAGGACGGCTTTGCGGTGATCAAGGTCAGCGCCCGCACCCCTGGCAAACAAATGAGCTTTGACGAAGTGAAAGCGCCCATAGAGCAGAACCTGGCCCAGGGCCAGGAACAGATGTTGTACCTGAGGCTGATCGAAGCTCTTAAGTCAAAATATCCGGTAAGTATAGATGAAAATATTTTAAAACTGGCCGGTCAGCAAAAGCCGGAGAAGGGAAAATAAAATGAAGAGACTAACCATGGCCGGACCGATCCTGATCCTGGCCTTAAGCCTGCTGGCCGGAGCCGGCTGCAAAAAAGGGCAGCCCCAGGGGCAGGTGGTGGCCCGGGTCAACAAAACGGTTTTAACAGACTCCGATGTCAAAGATTATCTGCCCAACGGCGCGGTCGGAATCTCCCCGGCCCAGAAAGAAGAGTTTTTGCGGCGCTGGGTGGACACCGAGCTGTTCTACCAGGAGGCCATCAAAAAGGGGCTGGACAAGGATCCCAAGGTGGCTAAACAGTTGCGCGATTTGAAACGGGAGATTTTGGCCAACCAGTTGCTGCAAAAAGAGGTGGTGGAAAAGCAGAGCCTAAGCGAGGCCGAGGTCAAGTCCTACTTTGAACTGCACCAGACCGAGTTCCAAAACAACATCCGCTACAGCCAGATAGTGGTCCAGTCCCAGGAGGAGGCCGCCGCCATCAAGTCGGCCCTGGACGGCGGGGCCGATTTCGCCAAGCTGGCCCGGGAAAGGTCCCTGGAAGCAAATTCCCGAGCCAACGGCGGGGACATGGCCGGCTACCTGCAGCGGGGCAGCGGGGAACTGCCCCTGGATTTCGAGGAGAAATTATTTGGCCTGGCCAAGGGGCAGATCTCTGAGCCCATCAAGCTGTTCAACGGATATTTCATCATCA from the candidate division TA06 bacterium genome contains:
- a CDS encoding DUF362 domain-containing protein: MSSKVAVIKTKPETIIQDIAQVMNLADFRQSLDWQLEGVIKALQEAGYKDISCVQNKTVVTDAFKGEDLNRYLPILKKHGVPVLYNFKDRDMKWVPYLPKARMLVLDKIFPEGILVPDYFFGKNIVHLPTVKCHIYTTTTGAMKNAFGGLLNTKRHYAHSWIHEVLVDLLAIQKEIHSGLFALMDGTTAGNGPGPRTMFPVIKDYLLASADQVAIDAVSAHMMGFDPLSIKYIRLAHENDLGCGRFEEIELLGADVRNENWNFKVGKNLVKRVGGDLIWFGPLKKMQKFFFHTPLVHLFILASEIYHDYLRWPLKDRFTFEKWKRETAWGRLFQKYS
- a CDS encoding peptidyl-prolyl cis-trans isomerase — translated: MKKLIGLALGLGLVLSVVSCGNRSKVIAKVGSQKITLGQFDDNYRAPVPPPDSAAALTAKRRLLDQMVEQKLMALEALARKLDKEPKLQKEYEDLTKNMLMGQLYRQEILEKSQPTDREIKDYYKRMGTEVKARHILVKAEAEAKAIYQSLKDGADFEETARQKSQDPGSAPRGGDLGWFGWGRMVQAFQKAVFDLKPGQLGKPVQTPFGFHIIRMDSTRAAEIKPFDQMKDMIKQQLTASKPREMANEYVEKIKSSARVKIKKEVLDLLAAKQPQTQGPALLPLLGDEAEKKKTIVTYSGGSWTVEVFYNKLNKMFGGNADLRNPAGLEQQVQAMLVEDLLLARAKSKNLENNSKVKQQMKKAWDEMLAAALYQSEVGPKVSVNPESVKVYYTRNKKEFYQPAKAMVRQIVTRTKPEAEAVYKLLSQGADFAATASEKSVDWTKSSGGALGEVTQNDPRFPEVSKMAFAAGLNQVSRPFAVKDGFAVIKVSARTPGKQMSFDEVKAPIEQNLAQGQEQMLYLRLIEALKSKYPVSIDENILKLAGQQKPEKGK
- a CDS encoding peptidyl-prolyl cis-trans isomerase yields the protein MKRLTMAGPILILALSLLAGAGCKKGQPQGQVVARVNKTVLTDSDVKDYLPNGAVGISPAQKEEFLRRWVDTELFYQEAIKKGLDKDPKVAKQLRDLKREILANQLLQKEVVEKQSLSEAEVKSYFELHQTEFQNNIRYSQIVVQSQEEAAAIKSALDGGADFAKLARERSLEANSRANGGDMAGYLQRGSGELPLDFEEKLFGLAKGQISEPIKLFNGYFIIKATDKKPVWPPVKYEDVREGLSNGLTMSKQKLAFDALTEKLKKTAQVETHPDLIK